From the genome of Marixanthomonas ophiurae, one region includes:
- the uvrC gene encoding excinuclease ABC subunit UvrC, with amino-acid sequence MAEASVQLQISTLPNSPGVYQYYDKNEKLLYVGKAKNLKKRVSSYFTKQHDNARTRLLVKKIKTIKHIVVATETDALLLENNLIKKYQPRYNVLLKDDKSYPWICIKKERFPRVFPTRRLIKDGSEYFGPYTSMKTVHTLLDLIRGLYQLRTCNYDLAEEKIRNDKYKVCLEYHLGNCLGPCEGKQTEADYNDNIEAIRNIIKGNFKDSLNQFKTQMKKYAADLKFEDAQRIKEKIDVLENYQAKSTVVNPKINNVDVFSITSDESYGYVNFLQISFGSIIRSHTLEIKKKLDESDKELLTLAVIELRQRFNSQSKELYVPFKIETEEGLKVHIPKAGDKKKILDLSLRNAKYYRMERFKQARIVDPDRHENRIMAQMKKDLRLSEEPRHIECFDNSNIQGTNPVAACVVFKNGKPSKKDYRKFNIKTVEGPDDFASMEEVVYRRYKRLKEEEQPLPQLIIIDGGKGQLSSSLKSLDKLELRGKIAIIGIAKRLEELFYPDDPIPLYLDKKSETLKIIQQLRNEAHRFGITFHRDKRSKQALDTVLETIPGIGEKTVIQLLKQFKSTKRIKNASFDELADVVGTSRAKKIVTHFQQTK; translated from the coding sequence ATGGCAGAAGCTTCGGTACAGCTACAAATTTCTACACTCCCTAACTCTCCTGGGGTGTACCAATATTATGATAAAAACGAAAAGTTGTTATATGTTGGAAAGGCAAAAAATTTAAAGAAAAGAGTCTCCTCTTATTTTACCAAACAGCACGATAATGCCCGTACACGGTTATTGGTAAAAAAAATAAAAACCATAAAGCATATTGTTGTAGCTACCGAAACCGATGCACTATTGCTAGAAAACAACTTAATTAAAAAATACCAGCCTCGCTATAATGTCTTGCTTAAAGATGACAAATCGTATCCGTGGATTTGCATTAAAAAGGAGCGTTTCCCCAGAGTTTTTCCCACCCGACGGTTGATCAAGGACGGCTCGGAATACTTTGGCCCTTATACCAGTATGAAAACGGTACACACCTTACTAGATTTAATTCGAGGGTTGTATCAATTACGAACCTGTAATTACGATTTAGCCGAAGAAAAAATACGAAACGATAAATATAAAGTTTGTTTAGAATATCATTTAGGCAATTGTTTAGGGCCTTGCGAAGGCAAACAAACCGAAGCCGATTATAACGATAATATAGAAGCGATACGAAACATCATTAAAGGAAATTTTAAAGATTCGCTTAATCAGTTTAAAACCCAAATGAAAAAATATGCAGCCGATCTTAAGTTTGAAGATGCACAACGCATAAAAGAAAAGATTGATGTGTTGGAAAATTACCAAGCAAAAAGCACGGTAGTGAATCCAAAAATTAATAATGTCGATGTTTTTTCCATTACTTCAGATGAAAGCTACGGGTATGTAAATTTCCTTCAAATTTCCTTTGGAAGTATTATTCGTTCCCACACCTTAGAGATAAAAAAGAAACTGGACGAAAGCGATAAAGAGTTACTCACGTTAGCTGTAATCGAATTGCGACAGCGTTTTAATTCGCAGTCTAAAGAATTGTATGTACCCTTTAAAATTGAAACTGAAGAAGGTTTGAAAGTACACATACCGAAAGCAGGTGATAAAAAGAAAATCCTGGACCTGTCCCTTCGCAACGCGAAATATTACCGGATGGAGCGATTTAAGCAAGCGAGGATTGTCGATCCCGACCGTCATGAAAACCGAATTATGGCGCAGATGAAAAAAGACCTTCGGTTGAGTGAAGAGCCAAGGCATATTGAATGTTTTGATAATAGTAACATTCAAGGGACAAATCCGGTAGCTGCTTGTGTGGTTTTTAAAAATGGAAAACCTAGTAAAAAGGATTATCGTAAATTTAATATAAAAACAGTGGAAGGTCCGGACGATTTCGCTTCTATGGAAGAAGTAGTCTATCGTCGGTACAAAAGATTAAAAGAAGAAGAGCAACCTTTACCGCAACTTATCATCATAGATGGGGGGAAAGGACAGTTGTCTTCCTCTTTAAAAAGTTTAGATAAATTAGAATTACGCGGAAAGATTGCAATTATTGGTATCGCAAAACGACTAGAAGAACTGTTTTATCCCGATGATCCAATTCCGTTGTATTTAGACAAGAAAAGTGAAACGTTAAAAATAATTCAGCAATTACGAAATGAAGCACACCGGTTTGGAATCACCTTTCACCGTGACAAAAGAAGTAAACAAGCTTTAGATACAGTACTAGAGACTATACCGGGAATAGGAGAGAAAACAGTAATTCAGTTATTGAAACAGTTTAAAAGCACAAAGCGTATAAAAAATGCAAGTTTTGATGAATTAGCAGATGTAGTGGGAACGAGCAGAGCAAAAAAAATAGTCACGCATTTTCAACAAACCAAATGA
- a CDS encoding TonB-dependent receptor, which translates to MKPILLWALLLCSVVAQSQSITGKIVTQNNTPLENVYVFNKNSNTHTHTDISGNFTIAGNTEGDQLIISHLGYKGITIPVTAESFTENLSIVLKEASVSLGQIVITPQVNALNQLTDVDLKTNPVKSSQEILRKVPGLMIGQHAGGGKAEQIFLRGFDIDHGTDISLSVDGMPVNMVSHAHGQGYSDLHFLIPETIENIEFGKGPYYASQGDFATAGYVDFKTKNKLDNSSISVEYGDFNSFRTVGMFKVLETEKSNAYIATSLNTFDGPYDSPQNFNRYNIMGKFNFQLPGNQHVSVSASHLQSKWDASGQIPQRAVDAGLIDRFGAIDDTEGGNTSRTNLILNHTKIISPTQKLKSTAYVTHYDFELYSNFTFFLEDPVNGDQIKQKEDRNLFGFKTAYTEKMEADAFDFEYTAGGGVRYDDVNDVQLSRTKNRDELLERLAFGNVDQMNAFGFVNTEFDFGDFKINPALRLDYFKFDYENFLTETYDNKSESKVFASPKLNFVYSPNRQLQLFAKTGIGFHSNDSRVVVANSGEDILPAAYGADVGAIYKVTDNLILNTALWTLFLDQEFVYVGDAAIVEPSGKTRRMGVDFGARYEATDWMYFFGDVNYTYARSTEAPDGEDYIPLAPDLTSTGGVAFDNIGDFSGGLNYRYIKDRAANEDNSIVAEGYFVTDFNINYTYKNLVFGVIIENLFDTEWNETQFATESRLFNEANPVEEIHFTPGTPLFIRGKVTVNF; encoded by the coding sequence ATGAAACCTATATTATTATGGGCACTATTACTATGCTCTGTTGTTGCGCAATCGCAAAGCATTACTGGTAAAATAGTTACCCAAAACAATACACCACTTGAAAACGTTTATGTTTTCAACAAAAACTCAAACACACATACCCATACAGACATTTCCGGAAATTTTACCATAGCTGGTAATACAGAAGGCGATCAACTTATTATTTCTCATTTAGGTTACAAAGGCATAACAATTCCTGTTACTGCTGAAAGTTTCACCGAAAATCTTAGCATTGTATTAAAGGAAGCTTCAGTAAGTTTGGGACAAATTGTTATCACACCTCAAGTAAATGCCTTAAACCAATTGACCGATGTTGATTTAAAAACCAATCCTGTAAAATCGTCACAAGAAATTCTACGGAAAGTTCCCGGACTTATGATTGGCCAACACGCCGGTGGTGGAAAAGCTGAACAGATTTTCCTTCGTGGTTTCGATATTGATCACGGTACAGACATCAGCCTTTCGGTAGATGGTATGCCGGTTAATATGGTATCGCACGCGCACGGACAAGGTTATAGCGACCTCCACTTTTTAATTCCAGAAACCATTGAAAATATCGAATTTGGTAAAGGCCCTTATTATGCATCACAAGGTGATTTTGCTACTGCCGGTTATGTAGATTTTAAAACTAAAAACAAATTGGACAACAGTTCCATTTCGGTTGAATACGGTGATTTTAATTCATTTAGAACCGTTGGAATGTTCAAGGTATTGGAAACCGAAAAAAGCAACGCCTACATTGCGACTTCCTTAAATACCTTTGACGGACCGTACGATTCCCCTCAAAACTTTAACCGTTATAATATAATGGGGAAATTTAATTTTCAACTCCCGGGTAATCAGCATGTGAGCGTAAGTGCATCACACCTGCAGAGTAAATGGGATGCTTCAGGACAAATTCCCCAACGCGCTGTAGACGCAGGTTTAATAGATCGTTTTGGTGCTATTGATGATACCGAAGGCGGTAATACCAGCCGTACCAACTTAATTTTAAACCATACCAAAATAATTTCACCAACACAGAAGCTTAAAAGCACTGCTTATGTGACTCATTATGATTTTGAATTGTATTCTAACTTTACTTTTTTTTTAGAAGATCCTGTAAATGGTGATCAAATAAAACAAAAAGAAGACCGTAACCTATTCGGCTTTAAAACCGCCTACACGGAAAAAATGGAAGCAGATGCTTTCGATTTTGAATATACTGCCGGTGGTGGCGTTCGGTATGACGATGTAAATGATGTCCAGCTTTCCAGAACCAAAAACCGAGATGAATTATTGGAGCGCTTAGCCTTCGGAAATGTAGACCAAATGAATGCCTTCGGATTTGTAAACACAGAATTTGATTTTGGCGACTTTAAAATAAATCCTGCCTTACGTTTGGATTACTTTAAGTTCGATTATGAAAATTTCTTAACGGAAACATACGATAACAAAAGTGAAAGCAAAGTCTTCGCCAGTCCGAAGTTAAACTTTGTTTATAGCCCCAACCGTCAATTACAATTGTTTGCAAAAACAGGAATTGGTTTCCATTCCAATGACAGCCGTGTAGTGGTTGCTAATAGCGGGGAAGATATTCTACCCGCTGCATACGGAGCCGATGTAGGAGCCATTTATAAAGTAACTGACAACTTAATCCTGAATACTGCTCTTTGGACGTTGTTCTTAGATCAAGAATTTGTGTACGTAGGCGATGCTGCCATTGTAGAACCTAGCGGAAAAACCCGTAGAATGGGAGTCGATTTTGGTGCTCGTTATGAAGCTACCGACTGGATGTACTTTTTTGGTGATGTAAATTATACGTATGCCCGAAGCACTGAAGCTCCAGATGGTGAGGATTACATACCGTTAGCTCCAGACTTAACCTCAACCGGAGGTGTTGCTTTTGATAATATTGGCGATTTTTCTGGCGGATTGAATTACCGTTACATCAAGGATCGTGCGGCTAATGAAGACAACAGTATTGTGGCAGAGGGCTATTTTGTAACCGATTTCAACATTAATTACACCTATAAAAACCTAGTTTTTGGGGTGATTATTGAAAACCTATTCGATACCGAATGGAACGAAACGCAATTCGCCACCGAAAGTCGTTTATTTAATGAAGCTAACCCAGTTGAAGAAATCCATTTTACACCGGGAACGCCTCTTTTTATTCGAGGGAAAGTGACAGTTAATTTTTAA
- the recO gene encoding DNA repair protein RecO, translating to MLVSTKAIVVSSLRYSEADLIVSCFTEADGMKSYMLRNILKSKKGKLRTSFFQPLTQLELVANHKNKGTLEYIKEAKIILHYQTLHNDVFKSSLVMFLSEILKSTIKEEETNNQLFQFLAYSFQWLDLHENYADFHILFLLKLSQYLGFYPDTSHMEYSYFNIQEGTFEKQFDDHFSAEGNEVEALKQFFNKDFNDLIEIKLTKNTRTATLNLMLTYYQYHSQGFKTPRSLAVLQQLFN from the coding sequence ATGCTTGTTTCCACCAAAGCGATTGTTGTTTCTTCATTACGCTATTCTGAAGCCGATTTAATTGTGAGCTGTTTTACCGAAGCTGATGGCATGAAAAGCTATATGCTTCGCAATATTTTAAAGTCCAAAAAAGGAAAATTACGTACTTCTTTTTTTCAGCCTTTAACACAGCTTGAACTGGTTGCCAACCATAAAAACAAGGGAACTTTAGAGTATATAAAAGAGGCAAAAATTATCCTGCATTATCAAACCTTGCATAACGATGTTTTTAAATCGTCGCTCGTTATGTTCCTTTCTGAAATACTAAAAAGCACCATTAAAGAAGAAGAAACCAACAACCAACTATTTCAGTTTTTAGCCTATTCCTTTCAGTGGTTGGACTTACATGAAAACTATGCCGATTTTCACATTCTTTTTCTGCTGAAATTATCACAATACTTAGGTTTTTATCCAGACACTTCACATATGGAATATTCATATTTCAATATACAAGAAGGTACATTTGAAAAACAATTTGACGATCATTTTTCAGCAGAAGGCAATGAAGTGGAAGCTTTAAAACAGTTTTTCAATAAAGATTTTAACGATTTAATTGAAATAAAACTCACAAAGAATACACGTACGGCAACATTAAATTTAATGCTTACCTATTATCAATATCATTCGCAAGGGTTTAAAACACCAAGATCATTGGCAGTGTTGCAACAGCTTTTTAATTAA
- the porZ gene encoding type IX secretion system anionic LPS delivery protein PorZ, with translation MKYVVTTILFFIVFSGSAQNFENSWSGYFSYTSIKDISQGNDKIYAASENAVFTYDLSTNEIQTISTINGLSGELISTIHYSENHNLLVIGYETGLIEIVQDGEENVLTVVDILDKQVIPPNQKNINYFDEYNDLLYISTEYGISVYNLATLEFGDTYFIGAGGTQINIAQTTVAEPYIFAATASNGIKRALLENENLIDFQQWTTIQNGNFKGIQKLGAELYVANTGNTVFNFNPNGGINSVGNFNDIVDFQTFNDVLTITTTTSINAYTEGFQQQASVTSVPEFDYQLLSGYAFNNVFYMGTSEDGILAVPFDSNQAEQILPDGPLFNQGFSIDASPGQLWMNYGDVTVTFNPFPLTFKGISNLREGTWTNISYEELAEKFNTDVNDLVRVKINPNNFEEVFMTSYQKGLLQIIEQQPTTLFNETNSPLEITTTSGGGVEGIRLFGMDYDNQGNLWFTQSRIAEGLIKRTPEGQFQRVDVSDIVNTESELALTEVVTTSQGYVFFGTAQSGLAGYDQNQNKFNRITEGEGNGNLPSVYIRALALDKQNRLWIGTFEGLRVLFNTGGFFEEDTNVEAQEIIIVEDGVPQELLFEQSITQIVVDGSNNKWIATGNSGVFYVSPNGQETLLRFTKDNSPLPSNNIQDIAIDDFSGVVYIATNKGLVSYNGTATAPRENLDEVYAYPNPVRPEFKGNVTIDGLTANANVKITDIEGNLVFEETSEGGSILWDTTAFGKYKVASGVYLVLISTEDALETKVAKIMVVR, from the coding sequence ATGAAGTATGTTGTAACAACTATTCTGTTTTTCATTGTTTTTTCTGGTAGTGCTCAAAATTTTGAAAATTCTTGGTCCGGGTATTTTTCATACACTTCAATCAAGGACATATCTCAAGGAAATGATAAAATATATGCAGCTTCAGAAAATGCTGTATTTACGTACGATTTAAGCACCAACGAAATACAAACAATTTCAACTATTAACGGTCTTTCCGGAGAGCTTATTTCAACCATTCATTATAGTGAAAATCATAATTTATTGGTAATAGGTTATGAAACTGGACTGATAGAGATTGTTCAAGACGGCGAAGAAAACGTATTGACGGTTGTTGATATATTAGACAAACAGGTGATTCCACCGAATCAAAAAAATATTAATTATTTTGATGAATACAACGATCTGCTTTATATTTCAACAGAATACGGTATATCTGTCTATAATTTAGCAACTTTAGAGTTTGGGGACACCTATTTTATTGGTGCCGGAGGAACACAAATAAACATTGCACAAACAACAGTAGCAGAACCCTATATTTTTGCAGCAACTGCTTCCAACGGAATTAAAAGAGCGCTATTGGAAAATGAAAATTTAATCGATTTTCAACAATGGACCACCATACAAAACGGAAATTTTAAAGGGATTCAAAAACTAGGTGCAGAACTCTATGTTGCAAATACTGGAAATACTGTTTTCAACTTTAATCCCAATGGAGGTATAAATTCCGTAGGGAATTTTAATGATATTGTAGATTTTCAAACGTTTAATGATGTGTTGACGATTACAACCACAACATCTATAAATGCTTATACAGAAGGTTTTCAGCAGCAGGCATCTGTAACTTCGGTTCCAGAGTTTGATTATCAGTTACTTTCTGGTTATGCTTTCAATAATGTATTTTACATGGGTACAAGCGAAGATGGTATCTTAGCCGTCCCCTTTGATAGCAACCAAGCTGAACAAATTTTACCCGATGGTCCACTTTTTAATCAAGGGTTTAGCATTGATGCATCTCCTGGACAATTGTGGATGAATTATGGTGATGTTACCGTTACTTTTAACCCTTTTCCATTAACATTTAAAGGAATTAGTAATTTAAGGGAAGGAACCTGGACCAATATATCTTATGAAGAACTTGCTGAAAAATTTAATACTGATGTAAACGATTTGGTAAGGGTAAAAATAAATCCAAATAATTTTGAAGAGGTTTTCATGACATCGTATCAAAAGGGTTTGTTACAAATTATAGAACAGCAGCCAACCACTTTATTTAATGAGACGAATAGTCCGCTCGAGATAACCACTACCTCAGGCGGAGGTGTTGAAGGAATTCGCCTTTTTGGAATGGATTACGACAACCAAGGCAATTTGTGGTTTACACAGTCAAGAATAGCCGAAGGGCTAATAAAACGTACGCCTGAAGGTCAATTTCAACGTGTTGATGTAAGCGATATTGTTAATACAGAGAGTGAATTGGCCTTAACTGAGGTAGTAACAACCTCCCAAGGTTATGTGTTCTTTGGGACCGCTCAAAGCGGCTTGGCTGGTTATGACCAGAACCAAAATAAATTTAACAGAATAACCGAAGGTGAAGGAAATGGAAATTTACCCAGTGTGTATATTCGTGCCTTGGCATTGGACAAACAAAACAGATTGTGGATAGGTACTTTTGAAGGTTTGCGCGTACTTTTCAATACAGGAGGGTTTTTTGAAGAAGATACAAATGTTGAAGCCCAAGAAATAATTATTGTTGAAGACGGTGTGCCGCAAGAACTACTTTTTGAACAATCCATAACACAAATTGTCGTTGACGGCTCAAATAATAAATGGATAGCCACTGGTAATTCCGGCGTTTTTTATGTTTCTCCTAACGGACAAGAAACTCTTTTACGCTTTACAAAGGATAACTCGCCATTGCCATCTAATAACATACAAGATATTGCTATCGATGACTTTAGCGGAGTGGTTTACATTGCAACCAATAAAGGTTTGGTTTCTTATAATGGAACAGCAACAGCGCCACGTGAAAATTTAGATGAGGTCTATGCATATCCCAATCCAGTACGCCCCGAGTTTAAAGGAAATGTAACCATCGATGGGCTCACCGCTAATGCCAATGTAAAAATAACCGATATAGAAGGAAATCTTGTTTTTGAAGAAACAAGCGAGGGTGGTAGTATTTTGTGGGATACCACAGCTTTTGGTAAGTATAAAGTTGCCTCTGGAGTGTATTTGGTGTTAATAAGCACAGAGGATGCCTTGGAAACCAAAGTCGCTAAAATCATGGTTGTCAGGTAA
- the gdhA gene encoding NADP-specific glutamate dehydrogenase: MKQSIQDFISKVEQSNPNEPEFMQAVTEVAETVIPFIEKNEKYQNKMLLERMVEPERTILFRVPWIDDNGDIQVNKGYRVEYNSAIGPYKGGLRFHPSVNLSILKFLGFEQVFKNSLTTLPMGGGKGGSNFNPKGKSDNEVMRFCQSFMTELAKHIGPNTDVPAGDIGVGGREIGYMFGQYKRLRNEFTGVLTGKGRSYGGSLIRPEATGYGNVYFAKNMLETKGESFKGKTVVISGSGNVAQFAAQKAMEFGGKVVTFSDSSGFIYDSEGIDEEKLAFVMELKNEQRGRIKEYVDKYAGAEYHEGKRPWSIKCDIALPCATQNELDADEAKTLIDNGCMCVGEGANMPSTPEAIEVFQKAKILFSPGKASNAGGVATSGLEMSQNSLRLNWTAQEVDEKLHTIMNDIHAACVKYGKDGDGYVDYVKGANIAGFVKVAEAMMAQGVV; this comes from the coding sequence ATGAAACAAAGTATTCAAGATTTCATTTCAAAAGTTGAACAATCCAATCCCAATGAACCTGAATTTATGCAGGCTGTGACTGAAGTTGCAGAAACAGTTATTCCGTTTATAGAAAAAAACGAAAAATACCAAAACAAAATGTTGCTAGAGCGCATGGTAGAGCCAGAGCGCACTATATTATTCAGAGTCCCTTGGATAGATGACAATGGCGACATTCAAGTTAACAAAGGATATCGCGTTGAGTATAACTCTGCGATTGGACCATACAAAGGAGGATTGCGTTTTCACCCTTCAGTAAACCTGAGCATCTTAAAGTTTTTAGGATTTGAGCAAGTTTTTAAAAACAGTCTTACCACGTTGCCAATGGGAGGTGGAAAAGGAGGTTCTAACTTTAACCCGAAAGGGAAAAGTGATAATGAAGTAATGCGTTTTTGTCAAAGTTTTATGACAGAATTGGCTAAACACATTGGTCCAAATACCGATGTTCCTGCAGGAGATATTGGCGTTGGAGGACGTGAAATTGGCTATATGTTTGGTCAATATAAAAGATTACGAAATGAGTTTACCGGGGTTTTAACAGGAAAAGGACGCTCGTACGGAGGATCATTAATCCGTCCAGAAGCAACTGGTTATGGAAACGTGTACTTTGCAAAAAACATGTTAGAAACTAAAGGCGAATCGTTTAAAGGAAAAACGGTTGTAATTTCAGGATCTGGTAATGTAGCGCAATTTGCGGCTCAAAAAGCGATGGAATTTGGTGGTAAAGTAGTTACTTTTTCAGATTCATCAGGTTTTATATATGATTCTGAAGGAATAGATGAAGAAAAACTAGCTTTTGTAATGGAGCTTAAAAATGAACAAAGAGGACGTATTAAAGAATACGTTGATAAATATGCTGGGGCTGAATACCATGAAGGTAAACGTCCTTGGAGCATAAAATGCGATATTGCTTTACCGTGTGCAACTCAAAACGAATTAGATGCTGATGAAGCTAAAACACTAATAGATAACGGTTGTATGTGCGTGGGCGAAGGAGCTAATATGCCTTCTACTCCAGAAGCAATAGAAGTTTTCCAGAAAGCTAAAATATTATTTTCTCCTGGTAAAGCATCAAATGCTGGAGGTGTTGCAACTTCAGGTCTAGAGATGTCTCAAAATTCATTACGTTTAAATTGGACTGCTCAAGAAGTAGACGAAAAACTTCATACAATCATGAACGATATTCATGCAGCTTGCGTTAAATATGGTAAAGATGGCGATGGGTATGTAGATTACGTAAAAGGAGCCAATATTGCAGGATTTGTAAAAGTAGCAGAAGCTATGATGGCTCAAGGAGTGGTGTAA
- a CDS encoding cystathionine gamma-synthase, with amino-acid sequence MKFNTKAIHGGLKEIDPAYGSVMPPIYQTTTYSQSTPGGHKGFEYSRSANPTRDALERAIASIENGNHGMAFGSGLAAIDAVLKLLKSGDEVISTNDLYGGTYRLFTSIFEDFGIKFKFIGMENAEKIDEYVTDKTKLIWVETPTNPMMNIIDIKKAAAVAKKHNVLLAVDNTFATAYLQRPLDLGADIVMHSATKYLGGHSDVVMGTLAVKDKELADKLYFIQNASGAIAGPQDCFLVLRGLKTLHVRMQRHCENGKQVAEYLSNHPKIENVYWPGLKNHPNHDIAKKQMDGFGGMISFTTKGNNYEEAIKIVENLNIFTLAESLGGVESLAGHPASMTHASIPKAEREKTGVVDSLIRLSVGIEDGDDLVADLKQAIG; translated from the coding sequence ATGAAATTTAATACAAAAGCAATTCACGGGGGACTAAAAGAAATAGATCCAGCTTATGGATCTGTTATGCCTCCTATTTATCAAACTACTACTTACTCGCAAAGTACACCTGGTGGCCATAAGGGTTTTGAGTATTCCCGGAGCGCTAATCCAACAAGAGATGCTTTAGAACGAGCTATTGCTAGTATTGAAAATGGAAACCACGGAATGGCTTTTGGAAGCGGCTTAGCTGCAATTGATGCGGTTCTAAAGTTATTGAAGTCTGGTGATGAGGTGATTTCTACCAACGATTTGTATGGAGGCACGTACCGATTATTCACGTCTATTTTTGAAGATTTCGGGATTAAATTCAAGTTCATCGGGATGGAAAACGCCGAAAAAATAGACGAATACGTTACCGATAAAACAAAACTCATTTGGGTAGAAACACCAACCAACCCAATGATGAACATTATCGATATTAAAAAAGCAGCAGCAGTTGCTAAAAAGCATAATGTTCTCTTAGCAGTAGATAACACTTTTGCGACAGCCTACTTGCAACGTCCTTTAGATTTAGGAGCAGATATTGTAATGCACAGTGCTACTAAATATTTAGGGGGACACAGTGATGTGGTGATGGGTACTTTAGCAGTAAAAGATAAGGAGCTAGCCGATAAATTATACTTTATTCAAAATGCTAGTGGAGCTATCGCTGGGCCACAAGACTGTTTTTTGGTATTACGAGGTTTAAAAACATTACATGTAAGAATGCAGCGCCATTGTGAAAACGGTAAACAGGTAGCAGAATATCTTTCTAACCATCCAAAAATAGAAAATGTATATTGGCCTGGACTAAAAAATCATCCTAATCACGATATTGCTAAAAAACAGATGGACGGTTTTGGAGGGATGATTTCATTTACTACTAAAGGGAATAACTATGAAGAAGCCATTAAAATAGTGGAGAACTTAAACATATTTACCTTAGCAGAAAGTTTAGGAGGCGTAGAAAGCTTAGCTGGACACCCTGCGAGTATGACACATGCTAGCATCCCAAAAGCAGAACGTGAAAAGACGGGAGTTGTAGATTCCCTAATTAGGTTGAGTGTTGGTATTGAAGATGGAGACGATTTGGTTGCCGATCTTAAACAAGCAATTGGATAA
- a CDS encoding THC0290_0291 family protein, with translation MNTRNLLLVFLLLISARQEVLSQFGFSHEVGVITGPVTFYSDFGQRNDFETNAGNVGFGIGLVHYLNFSYRADCNCYTRDTYFNDHFKIRNEIDYHKTNLEHMGRWVDPDDNSEFAQQLRAMEASTTVFDIGSQLEYYPLSIRDFAAGGYKLAPFVSLGVHYVNFNPEVTSSRGPLNTPASTPVKYLNAFQQEAASTFSMVGSIGVRYKLTPLSDLMLDSRWQYYFSDWVDGLNPGIDQNEVRPVPENKSNDWIFWLNVGYIYYLD, from the coding sequence ATGAATACCAGAAATCTACTATTGGTATTTTTACTACTAATTTCTGCTAGACAGGAAGTTTTAAGCCAATTTGGCTTCTCTCACGAGGTAGGTGTAATTACAGGACCTGTCACTTTTTATTCAGATTTTGGACAACGAAATGACTTTGAAACCAATGCAGGAAACGTAGGTTTTGGTATAGGTTTAGTGCATTATTTAAACTTTTCTTACAGAGCTGATTGTAATTGTTATACTCGCGACACCTACTTTAACGATCATTTTAAAATACGTAATGAGATAGATTACCATAAAACCAACTTGGAACATATGGGGCGTTGGGTTGACCCTGATGACAACTCTGAGTTTGCACAACAGTTGCGTGCCATGGAAGCTTCTACAACTGTTTTTGATATTGGTTCACAACTTGAATATTACCCTCTTAGTATTAGAGATTTTGCTGCCGGAGGTTACAAGCTTGCTCCTTTTGTAAGCTTGGGTGTTCACTATGTCAATTTTAATCCAGAAGTTACATCAAGCCGCGGTCCGTTAAACACACCTGCTTCCACCCCTGTTAAATATTTAAACGCATTTCAACAAGAAGCTGCATCTACATTCTCTATGGTAGGAAGTATTGGAGTTCGATATAAATTAACGCCTTTGAGCGACCTGATGCTCGATAGCCGCTGGCAATATTATTTTAGTGATTGGGTAGATGGTCTAAACCCAGGTATAGACCAAAATGAAGTACGTCCTGTTCCCGAAAATAAAAGTAATGATTGGATATTCTGGTTAAATGTAGGGTATATTTACTATTTAGATTAA